One window of the Phycisphaerae bacterium genome contains the following:
- a CDS encoding response regulator, protein MSQTDNTLNVLLVDDDELDRRLVKLVLIQASDTIRFNIDSAPVLSEAMEKLKASSFDIVLLDLNLPDSRGIENVQKVSGLVPNVPIIVLTGLDDEEVGLEAIRCGAEDYLVKGSGLEYTLVRTIRYAIERKKTESSLLEAKLELEQINARLVKATATANKMAKEADKANTAKSQFLANMSHEIRTPMNAIIGFSEVLFEESLANEQKEYVRLILDSGRHLLGLVNDILDFSKIESGRTKTENIECSVPEMLTNVESVMRPAAKQKNLDFTVTCASDIPQTIITDPIRLRQCLTNLISNAIKFTENGYVKLAVGLITKEEKQFIEFQIVDTGIGIPSDRQNAIFQSFTQVDGSTTRKYGGTGLGLAITKQVVVLMGGDISFVSQEGKGSTFTFNVPVNGVTNGYQQDQNLTHTQGIKNECNQENVELENQFSGRVLVVDDNSTNQTLIKLLLEKLGFVVTIAKDGFDAVEAVNGHVFDLIFMDMQMPNMNGYDATKRLRNLGVKTPIIAITADVMEEAEEKCLEIGCDDYTAKPIDRGHLVEVISKYLTPVSSVSE, encoded by the coding sequence TTTCGACATCGTTCTTCTCGACTTGAATCTGCCTGACAGCAGAGGAATAGAAAACGTCCAGAAAGTATCCGGTCTGGTGCCGAATGTCCCGATTATTGTGCTTACCGGCCTCGATGACGAAGAAGTAGGTCTTGAGGCGATACGCTGCGGTGCAGAAGATTATCTTGTAAAGGGCAGCGGGCTTGAATATACGCTTGTCAGAACTATAAGGTACGCCATTGAAAGAAAAAAGACCGAATCAAGCCTTCTTGAAGCCAAACTTGAACTTGAACAAATAAACGCAAGACTGGTAAAGGCAACCGCCACAGCAAACAAAATGGCTAAAGAAGCTGATAAGGCAAATACCGCCAAAAGTCAGTTTTTGGCGAATATGAGTCACGAAATAAGAACCCCGATGAATGCCATTATCGGTTTTAGCGAAGTCTTGTTTGAAGAATCGCTGGCAAATGAACAGAAGGAATATGTCAGACTTATTCTCGACAGCGGCAGGCATCTGCTTGGTTTGGTAAATGACATCCTCGATTTCTCAAAGATTGAATCCGGCCGGACAAAAACTGAAAATATCGAATGCAGCGTTCCTGAAATGCTTACAAATGTAGAATCAGTAATGAGGCCGGCTGCCAAACAGAAAAATCTCGATTTTACAGTTACCTGTGCGTCAGACATCCCCCAGACGATAATAACTGACCCTATAAGGCTGCGACAGTGTCTTACTAACCTTATCAGTAATGCGATAAAGTTCACCGAAAATGGATATGTGAAACTGGCCGTAGGACTTATAACGAAAGAAGAGAAACAATTTATAGAGTTTCAGATTGTAGATACAGGCATTGGAATTCCTTCTGACAGACAAAATGCAATTTTCCAGTCGTTTACGCAGGTCGACGGCAGTACAACTCGAAAATACGGCGGAACAGGATTAGGATTGGCCATAACTAAACAGGTTGTTGTACTGATGGGCGGTGATATAAGTTTCGTAAGCCAGGAAGGCAAAGGCTCAACCTTTACGTTTAATGTACCTGTAAATGGTGTAACTAATGGGTATCAGCAAGACCAAAATCTTACCCATACGCAAGGGATTAAGAATGAGTGCAATCAGGAAAATGTGGAATTGGAAAACCAATTTTCAGGCAGGGTGCTTGTTGTGGACGATAATTCTACCAATCAAACTCTTATAAAACTTCTGCTTGAAAAACTTGGTTTTGTGGTCACGATAGCCAAAGACGGATTCGATGCCGTTGAAGCTGTCAATGGACATGTATTTGACCTGATTTTTATGGATATGCAGATGCCGAATATGAACGGCTATGACGCCACGAAACGGCTGCGCAATCTGGGAGTTAAAACTCCGATAATTGCCATAACGGCAGATGTTATGGAGGAAGCGGAAGAAAAGTGCCTTGAAATCGGCTGTGATGATTATACCGCCAAACCAATCGACCGAGGTCATTTAGTAGAGGTAATCAGCAAATATCTGACTCCTGTCTCTTCGGTCAGCGAGTAG
- the cysK gene encoding cysteine synthase A — protein sequence MLTDNILDLIGNTPLIRLRGENVYAKAEFLNPGGSVKDRVALAMLEGAERDGRLKPDSIIVEPTSGNTGIGVALVGRLKGYKVKIVMPENMSEERKKLIRALGAELILTSAEGGIAGAVEKVNQMAAEDKHIFVPQQFENPDNPRVHYEQTAVELWRQMSGDIACFVAGVGSGGTLQGVGKFLKEHKKDTKIVAVEPKNVSALLGHEPGLHQIQGIGDGFIPAVLDVSLVDEVLEVTDEDAIDTTKQLSTNFGLLVGISSGANVWAARQLAKKYKGNIATVLPDRAERYFSTALL from the coding sequence ATGCTCACAGATAACATTCTTGATTTAATCGGCAACACGCCTCTTATAAGGCTCAGGGGAGAAAATGTTTACGCCAAGGCCGAATTTCTGAACCCCGGCGGCAGTGTAAAGGACAGGGTCGCTCTCGCTATGCTCGAAGGCGCCGAACGCGACGGCAGATTAAAGCCGGACTCCATAATCGTCGAGCCTACCAGCGGAAACACTGGTATCGGTGTTGCACTTGTCGGCAGACTCAAAGGCTACAAAGTCAAAATAGTTATGCCTGAAAATATGAGCGAGGAAAGAAAAAAACTTATCCGCGCACTCGGAGCCGAACTGATTTTGACCAGTGCCGAAGGCGGTATTGCCGGTGCTGTCGAAAAGGTAAACCAGATGGCCGCCGAAGACAAACATATCTTTGTGCCGCAGCAGTTTGAGAATCCTGATAATCCCCGCGTCCATTACGAGCAGACAGCGGTTGAGCTATGGCGGCAGATGAGCGGCGATATCGCCTGTTTTGTCGCAGGCGTCGGCAGCGGCGGAACATTGCAGGGCGTAGGTAAATTTCTTAAGGAACATAAAAAAGATACTAAAATCGTTGCGGTCGAGCCTAAAAACGTCAGTGCTCTTTTGGGCCACGAGCCAGGCCTGCATCAGATTCAGGGCATAGGCGACGGCTTTATCCCGGCCGTACTGGATGTTTCGCTTGTAGACGAGGTGCTTGAAGTTACAGATGAGGATGCGATTGACACAACCAAACAATTAAGCACAAATTTCGGCCTGCTTGTAGGCATTTCTTCCGGAGCTAATGTATGGGCGGCCCGTCAGCTTGCGAAAAAATATAAGGGTAATATAGCAACCGTCCTGCCCGACAGGGCCGAAAGATATTTCAGTACGGCACTTTTATAA
- a CDS encoding 3-deoxy-7-phosphoheptulonate synthase, with protein MELTDNLNIVTFKPLITPEQLKEKYPETEQIAHLVAQSRMTIQSILTNKDKKRIIITGPCSLHDKKATLDYANRLKKLQEKYADKLLFVMRAYFEKPRTTLGWKGMLYDPYLDGSDNIEEGFNRAREIMLEIGSIGLPCATEFLDPIVPQYIADLISWAAIGARTAESQIHRQMASGLSMPIGFKNSTDGNLSPAIDAVRAAASAHSFLGVSRNGQVIIAETRGNKFGHIVMRGGSNEPNYSAEYVAFAGILLKKADIPNGIIIDCSHANSNKDYRLQRKAILDVVKQVENGTSLISGVMLESFITEGNQKPAKPETLAYGQSLTDGCIGWEETEELINIFAGAVKL; from the coding sequence ATGGAACTTACAGATAATCTAAATATTGTAACTTTCAAGCCGCTGATTACGCCTGAGCAGCTAAAGGAAAAATATCCTGAAACTGAGCAGATAGCTCATCTTGTGGCTCAGTCCCGTATGACTATTCAGTCAATCCTGACAAATAAAGATAAAAAACGAATTATTATTACGGGCCCATGCTCGCTGCACGATAAAAAAGCCACACTCGATTACGCCAACAGATTAAAAAAACTTCAGGAAAAATACGCGGATAAACTTCTGTTTGTGATGCGGGCTTATTTCGAAAAGCCGCGAACAACCCTGGGCTGGAAGGGAATGTTATACGACCCTTATCTTGACGGTTCGGATAATATCGAAGAAGGCTTTAACAGGGCTCGTGAAATTATGCTTGAAATCGGCAGTATCGGCCTGCCCTGCGCGACGGAATTTCTCGACCCGATTGTGCCGCAGTATATCGCAGATTTAATTTCGTGGGCGGCAATCGGGGCAAGAACGGCCGAATCGCAGATTCACCGCCAGATGGCAAGCGGACTATCAATGCCGATAGGCTTTAAAAATTCAACCGACGGTAACCTCTCGCCTGCAATCGACGCTGTGAGGGCCGCGGCAAGCGCCCATTCTTTCCTGGGCGTCAGCCGAAACGGACAGGTTATCATCGCCGAGACCCGCGGCAATAAATTCGGACATATCGTTATGCGAGGTGGGTCGAATGAGCCGAACTACTCGGCTGAATATGTAGCCTTTGCAGGCATATTGCTTAAAAAAGCAGACATTCCGAATGGCATCATTATCGACTGCAGCCATGCGAACTCAAACAAGGATTACAGGCTCCAGCGAAAAGCCATTTTGGATGTTGTTAAACAGGTTGAGAACGGCACAAGTCTGATTTCCGGCGTAATGCTCGAAAGTTTTATTACCGAAGGCAACCAGAAACCCGCTAAACCGGAAACTCTCGCATACGGTCAATCCCTTACAGATGGATGTATCGGCTGGGAAGAAACAGAAGAGCTTATCAATATTTTTGCCGGCGCGGTAAAATTATAA
- the lepB gene encoding signal peptidase I, translated as MADKSTAKPTTAESVANTFEWLITAFILAFVFRAFVLEAFRIPTGSMADTLMGDHFCVRCTECGYSYEYNFNPYIQKNYKTSVGGGLYKLVPSPRCPSCGYYEKANTVVPKANGDRILVFKCLYQFVEPKRWDVIVFKNPTGPKENYIKRLIGKPGETVEIIDGDIYIDGKLVRKPPKVQEEMWLPVYNNNYQPIQPMEGRFNEHSWHQPFTNDMNSEWQFKPSRPTEFTLESEPEKINTMFYDTLKGNNFQACYAYGDPRFYRYQPYCSDLMMKFYAKRGDIQGVIGIGFTKYQTLYKARFDAAGLMVIEKIDSAGKSIELARKEIPRVRPDKDFFVRFSDADHLLVFEINNYKLTYDLGTGRDDMGPRLSDIEPKAVIFGSGKLTVENVELYRDIHYLSTRSDAKDEVLRAGEGNPFTLGAKEYFAMGDNSPDSADSRLWSVEGIGNNGISYRMGIVPRDYLVGKAFFVYWPSGFRAGNSRVALIPNAGKLRFIYGGK; from the coding sequence ATGGCAGATAAGTCAACCGCAAAGCCCACAACGGCAGAATCGGTAGCTAATACCTTCGAATGGCTGATAACGGCGTTTATACTTGCCTTTGTATTCAGGGCATTCGTACTCGAGGCCTTCCGCATCCCGACAGGCAGTATGGCAGATACGCTGATGGGCGACCATTTCTGCGTTCGCTGCACCGAGTGCGGCTACAGCTACGAATATAATTTCAATCCTTACATTCAGAAAAACTATAAAACATCCGTCGGCGGCGGGCTTTATAAACTCGTACCTTCGCCGCGATGTCCGAGCTGCGGTTATTACGAAAAAGCAAATACCGTCGTTCCAAAAGCAAACGGCGACAGGATACTCGTATTCAAATGCCTCTACCAGTTTGTCGAGCCGAAAAGATGGGACGTAATAGTTTTTAAAAATCCGACCGGGCCGAAGGAAAACTATATAAAAAGACTAATCGGAAAGCCCGGCGAGACGGTTGAAATAATCGATGGCGATATATATATCGATGGGAAATTAGTAAGAAAGCCGCCGAAAGTTCAGGAAGAAATGTGGCTGCCGGTCTATAATAACAATTATCAGCCGATACAGCCGATGGAAGGCAGATTTAACGAGCACTCCTGGCATCAGCCTTTTACCAACGATATGAATTCCGAGTGGCAATTCAAACCTTCAAGGCCTACAGAGTTTACCCTCGAAAGCGAGCCGGAAAAGATTAATACGATGTTTTACGATACGCTGAAGGGAAATAATTTCCAGGCCTGCTACGCTTACGGCGACCCGAGATTCTACAGGTATCAGCCCTACTGCAGCGATTTGATGATGAAATTTTACGCTAAAAGAGGCGATATACAGGGCGTTATTGGAATCGGTTTTACAAAATATCAGACGCTGTACAAGGCCCGATTCGATGCGGCCGGCCTGATGGTTATAGAAAAGATTGACTCAGCCGGCAAGAGTATCGAACTTGCCAGAAAAGAAATCCCCCGTGTCCGGCCGGACAAGGATTTTTTTGTTCGGTTCTCAGATGCCGACCATTTACTCGTATTTGAAATTAACAATTATAAACTTACTTATGACCTCGGCACAGGCAGGGATGATATGGGACCGCGGCTCAGCGATATTGAGCCAAAGGCCGTAATATTCGGTTCCGGCAAATTGACCGTCGAAAATGTAGAGCTTTACAGGGATATTCATTATCTGAGCACAAGATCCGATGCGAAGGATGAGGTGCTGCGGGCAGGTGAAGGAAATCCATTTACACTTGGGGCGAAAGAATACTTCGCTATGGGCGATAACAGCCCTGACAGCGCTGATTCGCGTCTGTGGTCGGTTGAGGGAATCGGAAATAACGGCATCAGTTACAGAATGGGTATTGTGCCGCGAGATTACCTGGTGGGTAAAGCGTTTTTCGTCTATTGGCCGAGCGGATTCAGAGCTGGCAATTCCAGAGTTGCTCTTATTCCAAATGCGGGGAAGCTGAGATTTATTTATGGCGGGAAATAA
- a CDS encoding ABC transporter ATP-binding protein: MNQTVIEIEDLSFAATGKQILERIRFCVSAGQRLFIVGPNGAGKTTLLRCMSRIITNWHGIINIKGVNIKDYPQKKLAKILTYVPQVLPADIAFTVHQFILMARYPHLSPFSVIGPEDEKIAGQAMEMTQTACFADRVMATLSGGERQQVSIAAAVAQQAEIFLLDEPATYLDYKHQRDIHSLLAKINKAYGTTIVCVTHDLNSAVLSADTIIALKDGKIVFEGTAEEIMNENTLEEIYSKKFDFVQHPATGQKIIVPDVIK, translated from the coding sequence ATGAACCAAACAGTAATTGAAATTGAAGATTTAAGTTTCGCGGCAACCGGCAAACAGATACTGGAACGGATTCGCTTTTGCGTATCCGCCGGGCAGAGACTCTTCATCGTCGGCCCGAACGGCGCGGGCAAAACAACGCTGCTTCGCTGCATGAGCCGAATAATTACCAACTGGCACGGCATAATAAACATAAAAGGGGTAAACATAAAAGACTATCCGCAAAAAAAACTTGCGAAAATATTAACTTATGTGCCGCAGGTTCTGCCGGCCGATATTGCCTTTACCGTGCATCAGTTTATTTTGATGGCAAGGTATCCACATCTGAGTCCGTTTTCGGTTATAGGCCCGGAGGACGAGAAAATCGCAGGCCAGGCGATGGAAATGACGCAAACCGCCTGCTTCGCGGACAGGGTTATGGCGACATTAAGCGGCGGAGAAAGACAGCAGGTAAGCATCGCCGCGGCAGTGGCGCAGCAGGCTGAAATTTTCCTGCTCGATGAGCCTGCCACGTATCTGGATTATAAACATCAGCGGGATATACATTCGCTGCTGGCAAAAATAAATAAAGCGTACGGCACAACAATCGTCTGCGTAACACATGATTTAAACTCCGCTGTGCTTAGCGCAGATACAATCATCGCGCTTAAAGACGGGAAAATTGTCTTCGAAGGGACAGCCGAAGAAATTATGAATGAAAATACGCTCGAAGAGATATACTCCAAAAAATTCGATTTCGTACAGCATCCGGCAACGGGCCAGAAAATTATTGTTCCTGACGTGATAAAATGA
- a CDS encoding iron ABC transporter permease, whose protein sequence is MKRKIAFILIIIFALLVVFFTPFIGSTKIPFSVLKSFDLATTTAQIFYSLRLPRVLTAFLAGAALACCGVALQAMFRNPLATPFTLGISGGAAFGAAVYVIFAASIPIIYGGIMFSFAGALGAVLLVYGLTRIKKGFSVGTMLLAGIAVNFFFSSLILFLQYKSDFTQSFRIIHWLMGSVNVTSFQTPMVLFVFTAAGAAIITAQGMNLNLMSISDEIAISRGVNILNTRKIVFIATSIMVAGVVAFCGPIGFVGLMAPHICRLLVGHDHKILTPASVLFGGAFLALCDTIARTIIAPAEMPVGVITALLGGPFFVWLLLKDKSISNL, encoded by the coding sequence ATGAAAAGAAAAATCGCTTTTATACTGATAATCATATTCGCCCTGCTGGTGGTGTTTTTCACTCCATTTATCGGCTCGACAAAGATACCATTCTCTGTGCTGAAGAGTTTCGACCTTGCGACGACTACCGCACAAATTTTTTATTCTTTACGCCTGCCGAGGGTTCTTACCGCATTTTTGGCCGGAGCTGCCCTGGCGTGCTGCGGAGTGGCACTGCAGGCGATGTTCAGAAACCCGCTGGCTACGCCTTTTACGCTGGGCATATCGGGCGGCGCAGCTTTCGGAGCGGCGGTATATGTTATATTCGCGGCATCCATACCGATTATATACGGCGGGATAATGTTCTCTTTCGCGGGAGCACTCGGCGCGGTGCTTTTAGTCTATGGTCTGACGAGAATTAAAAAAGGGTTTTCCGTCGGCACAATGCTGCTTGCCGGTATCGCAGTAAATTTCTTCTTCTCGAGCCTGATACTGTTTCTTCAGTATAAAAGCGATTTTACACAGTCGTTTAGAATTATTCACTGGCTTATGGGAAGCGTCAACGTTACGAGCTTTCAGACGCCGATGGTTTTATTTGTTTTCACCGCGGCAGGAGCGGCAATCATAACTGCCCAGGGAATGAATCTTAACCTGATGAGCATAAGCGATGAAATAGCAATCTCAAGAGGCGTCAATATACTAAACACAAGGAAAATTGTGTTCATCGCGACATCGATAATGGTCGCAGGCGTTGTTGCTTTTTGCGGGCCGATAGGTTTTGTAGGCCTGATGGCGCCCCATATCTGCAGACTGCTGGTCGGACACGACCACAAGATTCTAACGCCCGCTTCGGTACTATTCGGCGGAGCGTTTCTGGCCCTGTGCGATACAATAGCCAGAACAATCATAGCCCCTGCGGAAATGCCGGTCGGCGTAATAACCGCCCTTTTAGGCGGACCATTCTTCGTCTGGCTGCTGCTGAAAGACAAAAGCATATCAAACCTTTAA